A DNA window from Trypanosoma brucei brucei TREU927 chromosome 11 chr11_scaffold01 genomic scaffold, whole genome shotgun sequence contains the following coding sequences:
- a CDS encoding calpain-like cysteine peptidase, putative (curated by J. Mottram), producing MPRKALLGNWFEEEAYMRDRKRLLDSCDRGVVDAARETQRIIAKVKHHNSAYPMAEPHEDGYLHFYAPLMLQNAATLGFLSLDLEDRTLRPTGWHVACSTAPAAGPALRNCFVLVPAPTGPTDMIPAPPDEQDIVHYGQPFFIMTVPELCDNPLSLLSEPKGPLSASKVTGKHQDVFFSPDGASAEAMWVADFANPDHREDMRDLPIKADAVLVIRHNHTNTPLASSKAVFFNDFGPENEVCCGRFVNNPGTPCGPMKDENYWTFVHSENGEGDVEKGGETTTPVAENEVSVMTSTNGDKL from the coding sequence ATGCCGAGGAAAGCGCTTTTGGGCAACTGGTTTGAGGAGGAGGCGTATATGCGGGATCGCAAGCGCCTCCTGGATAGTTGTGACCGTGGTGTTGTAGATGCTGCCCGTGAGACACAGCGTATCATTGCGAAGGTAAAGCACCACAACTCAGCATACCCAATGGCCGAACCTCATGAGGATGGTTATTTACATTTCTATGCTCCTCTTATGCTTCAAAATGCGGCGACGCTTGGGTTTCTCTCACTTGACCTTGAGGATCGTACTCTAAGACCAACTGGTTGGCACGTTGCCTGCTCCACCGCACCTGCTGCTGGACCTGCTTTGCGCAACTGTTTTGTACTTGTGCCCGCCCCCACTGGTCCCACTGACATGATCCCTGCACCTCCTGATGAGCAGGATATTGTGCATTATGGACAGCCCTTCTTTATTATGACAGTACCAGAGCTGTGCGACAACCCCCTTTCGCTTCTGTCCGAGCCCAAAGGACCTCTCAGCGCATCTAAAGTGACCGGAAAGCACCAGGATGTATTTTTCTCACCTGATGGTGCGTCTGCTGAGGCAATGTGGGTGGCTGACTTTGCAAACCCGGACCACCGAGAGGATATGCGGGATCTCCCCATCAAGGCTGACGCCGTGTTAGTAATACGCCATAACCACACAAATACCCCTCTAGCGAGCTCGAAAGCCGTGTTTTTCAATGACTTTGGTCCAGAGAACGAGGTGTGCTGTGGGAGGTTCGTCAACAATCCCGGCACCCCTTGTGGTCCAATGAAAGATGAAAACTACTGGACATTTGTCCACAGcgaaaatggagaaggagatGTTGAGAAGGGGGGTGAAACTACCACTCCTGTTGCAGAGAATGAGGTGTCGGTTATGACGTCCACCAACGGGGACAAGCTGTGA
- a CDS encoding cytosolic coat protein, putative → MTMRAMPLRVSGTIARLSLPLGLLLVTLSTFITTVRADDDAISVQVPPKKELCFFEDINKAGVKVFLHYLVTSGGSQDIEATIKNPDNSMIWSSGRDTEGRVLFKSRGSGRHRFCFSNKMSTISAKVVAFSITVGDEGLEGEDGKKDKKSDLGMDPIELAVRNIQHGLREVLEVQQYIRGREHKHRAVTEVANTRVFVWAMAEILIIIAMSLGNVWYLRRIFNKRRVV, encoded by the coding sequence ATGACCATGCGCGCGATGCCTCTGCGTGTGAGTGGTACGATTGCTCGCTTATCTTTGCCGTTGGGTTTGTTGTTAGTAACACTTTCCACTTTCATCACCACAGTTCGCGCAGACGATGATGCGATTTCCGTCCAAGTGCCGCCCAAGAAAGAATTGTGTTTCTTTGAGGATATTAATAAAGCTGGGGTAAAGGTGTTCTTGCATTACTTGGTGACCTCAGGAGGATCTCAAGATATTGAGGCGACCATCAAAAATCCCGACAACTCGATGATTTGGTCATCAGGCCGTGATACTGAGGGTCGTGTGTTATTCAAATCGAGGGGTTCCGGCCGCCACCGCTTTTGTTTCTCGAATAAGATGAGTACCATCAGCGCGAAGGTGGTTGCATTTTCCATTACAGTGGGGGATGAGGGGTTGGAGGGTGAGGATGGTAAAAAGGATAAGAAAAGCGATTTGGGAATGGATCCCATTGAATTGGCTGTGAGGAATATTCAACATGGGTTACGAGAGGTACTTGAGGTTCAGCAGTACATCAGAGGCCGCGAACACAAACATCGCGCCGTTACCGAGGTGGCAAACACTCGTGTATTCGTTTGGGCCATGGCGGAAATTCTCATCATCATAGCAATGAGTTTAGGTAATGTGTGGTACCTGCGGCGTATtttcaacaaaagaagagttGTATAG